The following are encoded together in the Labeo rohita strain BAU-BD-2019 chromosome 17, IGBB_LRoh.1.0, whole genome shotgun sequence genome:
- the atg2b gene encoding autophagy-related protein 2 homolog B isoform X5 gives MPWPFSESIKKRACRYLLHRYLGNFLQEKLSLDQLSLDLYQGTGSLAQVPLDKWSLNEILESVDAPFEVSEGFIQAISLTVPWASLLQDNCALEVRGLEMVFRPRPRMASGMEPMCWSSFMTSSMQLAKECLSQRLTDDQGESLQPLEGLEKFAETIETVLRRVKVTFVDTVLRMEHVPENSKTGIALELRINKMIYCDESVEEGSSVNIHQPTTFAHKNLTLEGASVFWDEFSESARAGLKSSPTQTETEPKLSPSWNPKIICEPHPQFPEPVSSSTPFEPVQVGCLSGKLELSVVLKQNEAMPGAKLDIDGQFDSLIMLLSPQQVHLLLDMFGVFSSSAGQEWSAIGKDRKSRPMQQEDEYRLHMELNRCLKKDTITGAADQDLFESQTTRTVSSREDVFFSMADMDMSHSLSSLPPLGDPPTVDLDLSVNSNYSASLGESPSGNVTTVWDEYMDVPRQKEKQTNEMPQLSRDSQLTHKMVRQTSHPTKGHCDESRPELVLRLTVGSLCLSVLHIDPLPPPDSSRNPLAPMASEFFRILSVNQLPAGSFLQSRTVFDEACPHDHLRFIGQGLKVTYEHCQGSSVRTLNTDLSLSQLELLECLYSTDSHTTQSGAQYTELLTFDVSASTDSPPPICLHLLYKLTERRGPQGGQVRLSTIPRRAELQVELGKVRSECDVSIVDRLNSLLQPQKLVTTEMMASHMYTSYNKHVSLHKAFAEVFLDDSRTPAHCHVSVSINAPLLVLVVRFPIPDLRSDQERGPWFKKSLQKELLQLELEDLELKTEFTGGNSSEQTKMELTFKELNGSFQEDKDHPAARFLRVANTMEEDMTSSDCGKFDWPRVVLKVNPMAVRSILERVTAEEEEEEADGHSQEEEEEEEGAAHSLKDVCDFGKPEPSPFSSRRVMYENEEMVIPGDVVEMTEFQEKTMSNTRYILELFFPNVQLSLPNKGFYEKLHNRINNDLLLWEPTAPSPVETVENIPYGVGLSVASQLINTYSKDSFSQFRSTGPEEEESGSEEEILQYYTPAELGYRNRRKKRSKMQPKNSQSLFSIVLSVNHGLLALHTQLKQDDNSMLPKKHGEFWMEVKNGTLFGVTQHEGYKDQHYVCFHTSQACLYHHGTVEGDAPEWSVNLPCRTRPHWLEPVMYASESAPERASPSEGLSLEPHSMLSVAVKISSHNTERNVKEFLIAIGVRGVTLEHRVVPSSLGWYDQIVDFLNVSDEPVLGYTPPSSVSTLHLHLWSCSLDYRPLYLPVRSLLTVETFSISSSVSLDHSSSSLRIILDEAALFLSDKINAVSVNLARDYVQVVDMGTLELRITAVKPGPDGKMTEPRFELRCSSDVIHIRTCSDSCAALMNLIQYIASYGDLLPPSGLEAKRRSSKHRVKTEAVSRPPAQAPLLPEAEQQILQDLMSDAMEETDSLQSHALQQNGVNEDHSHDHEPPRSDLFLFPDESGNLGQEPSPTYPTLHSPLISPPAPTLLQDTDDFCILDTPGSRVLERDEEPVVKKLISEPILVREEHFSVPLEGSSSNRGPLHFPVPEIRYLVKEISVVWHLYGGKDFGGGALSSSPARSRGCTPHSSPSQTPVKQVRRGSRAGGGWGRNPDVLMEIQLSKVRFQHEVYPQMAPEAGAVLTEQPVSRQVFSVQDLEIRDRLASSMMNKFLYLYSSKEMPRKAHSNMLTVRALHVCPEAGQAPQECCLRVSLMPLRLNIDQDALFFLKDFFSSLAAEVELFSPPEQEVFCVSVKKPPVPEVSCNFSKYNGAAGQDPAPIISVPTQSRSSPSLIHTCSQDSTAEPDTASTSFTDQPIFFREFRFTSEVPIRLDYHGKHMAMEQGTFAGIVIGLTQLNCSELKLRRLCYRQGLLGVDKLFSYAINEWLNDIKKNQLPGLLGGVGPIHSLVQLVQGFRDLVWLPIEQYRKDGRIVRGFQRGTASFGTSTAMAALELTNRMVRTIQAAAETAYDMVSPVPDEKECKKIKRYSHYCLAHQPVDLREGVAKAYSVVKEGITDTALTIYDTATREHEQRGMTGAVGGVLRQLPPAVVKPLIVATEATSNVLGGMRNQIHPDARQEESQKWRLGEE, from the exons ATGCCTTGGCCATTTTCTGAGTCTATTAAGAAGCGGGCCTGCAGGTACCTGCTGCATCGATATCTTGGTAATTTCCTCCAGGAGAAGCTCAGTTTGGATCAGCTTAGTCTAGACCTCTATCAAGGCACGGGTTCTCTTGCTCAAGTGCCGCTGGACAAATGG TCCCTGAATGAGATCCTGGAGTCTGTGGATGCTCCATTTGAGGTGAGTGAGGGCTTCATCCAGGCCATTTCTCTAACTGTGCCATGGGCCTCACTGCTCCAGGACAACTGTGCACTGGAAGTAAGGGGCTTGGAGATGGTGTTCAGGCCAAGACCTCGAATGG CATCAGGCATGGAGCCCATGTGCTGGTCCAGCTTCATGACCAGCAGTATGCAGCTGGCCAAAGAGTGTTTAAGCCAAAGACTCACTGATGATCAGGGAGAGAGCCTCCAACCTCTGGAGGGTCTGGAAAAATTTGCTGAGACTATTGAGACAG TGTTGAGAAGAGTCAAGGTCACTTTTGTGGATACTGTCCTGCGGATGGAACACGTTCCTGAAAATTCTAAAACTGGCATTGCCCTTGAACTCCGAATCAATAA GATGATTTACTGTGATGAGAGCGTGGAGGAGGGCTCCAGTGTCAACATCCATCAGCCCACTACATTTGCACATAAAAACCTCACTCTGGAAGGTGCCTCTGTGTTCTGGGATGAGTTTTCAGAATCGGCACGTGCCGGCCTTAAATCATCCCCCACGCAAACA GAGACTGAACCCAAGCTTTCACCGAGTTGGAACCCAAAAATCATCTGTGAGCCTCACCCTCAGTTCCCAGAACCTGTGTCTTCCAGTACACCATTTGAGCCAGTGCAAGTGGGCTGTCTTAGCGGGAAACTGGAGCTGTCCGTGGTTCTGAAGCAAAATGAAGCCATGCCCGGAGCTAAG TTGGATATTGATGGGCAGTTTGATTCTCTAATCATGCTGCTTTCACCACAACAAGTCCACCTCTTACTGGACATGTTTGGGGTTTTCTCCAGCTCAG CTGGACAGGAGTGGTCTGCTATAGGAAAGGACAGGAAGAGTCGGCCCATGCAGCAGGAGGATGAGTATCGCCTCCACATGGAGCTCAACCGCTGCCTGAAGAAAGACACCATAACAGGTGCCGCTGACCAGGACCTGTTTGAAAGCCAGACAACCAGAACGGTGTCCAGCAGAG AGGACGTCTTTTTCTCCATGGCTGATATGGATATGTCTCACAGCCTATCATCTTTGCCTCCTCTTGGGGATCCGCCCACTGTGGATCTAGATTTGTCTGTAAATAGCAACTACTCTGCCTCCCTGGGGGAGTCGCCATCTGGAAATGTAACC ACGGTGTGGGATGAATACATGGACGTTCCAAGACAGAAGGAGAAACAGACAAATGAGATGCCACAGCTTTCCAGAGATTCTCAGCTTACCCACAAGATGGTCCGCCAGACAT CTCATCCAACTAAAGGCCACTGCGATGAGTCCAGGCCTGAGCTGGTACTCAGGCTAACAGTGGGCAGTCTCTGCTTGTCTGTCCTCCATATTGACCCCCTCCCACCGCCAGACTCCTCCCGTAATCCTCTCGCACCAATGGCTTCAGAGTTTTTCCGTATCCTGTCTGTAAATCAACTTCCTGCTGGGAGTTTCCTCCAATCACGAACTGTCTTTGATGAAGCCTGTCCACATGATCATCTCAG GTTCATTGGTCAGGGATTAAAGGTGACGTACGAGCACTGTCAAGGCTCCAGTGTACGTACGCTAAACACAGATCTCTCTCTGAGCCAGCTGGAGCTTTTAGAATGTCTGTACTCTACTGACAGCCACACTACACAGAGTGGAGCCCAGTACACAgag CTTCTTACATTCGATGTCTCAGCCAGTACTGATTCTCCACCTCCTATATGCCTACATTTACTCTACAAACTAACAGAACGCAGAGGCCCGCAG ggcGGGCAGGTACGTCTAAGTACTATACCACGTAGGGCAGAACTGCAGGTGGAGCTAGGTAAAGTGCGCTCAGAGTGTGATGTCAGCATTGTAGACAGGCTCAACTCTCTACTCCAGCCTCAGAAACTGGTTACCACAGAGATGATGGCATCTCACATGTACACCTCATACAATAAACACGTCAGTCTG CATAAGGCCTTTGCAGAGGTCTTCCTGGATGATAGTCGTACCCCAGCACACTGCCACGTGTCTGTGTCAATAAATGCACCTCTACTGGTGCTAGTGGTGCGGTTTCCAATCCCAGACCTGCGGTCGGATCAGGAGAGGGGTCCATGGTTTAAGAAGTCACTGCAGAAAGAGCTGCTGCAGCTGGAGCTGGAGGATCTGGAGCTCAAGACGGAGTTCACTGGAGGAAACTCATCAGAGCAGACTAAGATGGAGCTCACTTTCAAAGAGCTCAACG GATCATTCCAAGAAGACAAAGATCATCCTGCAGCCAGGTTCTTACGAGTAGCTAACACCATGGAGGAGGACATGACATCCTCCGACTGTGGCAAATTTGACTGGCCCAG AGTGGTTCTGAAAGTGAACCCCATGGCTGTGCGCTCCATCTTAGAGCGTGTaacagctgaggaagaagaggaagaagcaGACGGTCACTCAcaagaagaagaggaggaagaagaaggaGCCGCCCACTCCCTGAAGGATGTGTGTGATTTTGGAAAACCAGAGCCGTCCCCCTTTTCCTCACGACGTGTTATGTATGAGAATGAGGAG ATGGTCATCCCAGGAGATGTGGTGGAGATGACAGAATTCCAGGAAAAAACTATGAGCAACACCCGCTATATCCTTGAGCTGTTTTTTCCCAACGTGCAGCTTTCTTTGCCCAATAAAGGCTTTTATGAAAAACTACACAACAG aattaataATGACCTGCTTCTGTGGGAACCCACTGCTCCATCTCCAGTAGAGACAGTGGAGAATATCCCATATGGTGTGGGTCTGTCTGTAGCCAGTCAACTCATTAACACCTACAGCAAAGACAGTTTCAGTCAGTTCAGATCTACTGGCCCTGAGG AGGAGGAGAGTGGTTCTGAGGAAGAAATCCTGCAGTATTACACTCCTGCTGAATTGGGCTATAGGAAcaggaggaagaagaggagtAAGATGCAGCCTAAGAACTCTCAGAGCCTCTTTTCCATCGTCCTTTCTGTTAACCACGGCCTGCTGGCTCTGCACACACAGCTAAAG CAGGATGATAATAGTATGttaccaaaaaaacatggtgaaTTCTGGATGGAGGTGAAAAATGGGACGCTGTTTGGTGTGACGCAGCATGAAGGCTACAAAGATCAGCATTATGTCTGCTTCCACACATCTCAGGCCTGCCTCTATCACCATg GCACGGTGGAAGGAGATGCCCCTGAGTGGAGTGTTAATCTGCCCTGCAGGACGCGTCCTCATTGGCTGGAGCCTGTGATGTATGCGTCTGAATCTGCCCCGGAGAGGGCGTCACCCTCTGAAGGGCTCAGTTTGGAGCCCCACAGCATGCTGTCTGTTGCTGTTAAAATTTCCTCCCACAACACAGAGCGCAATGTCAAG GAGTTTCTCATAGCCATTGGCGTGAGGGGAGTTACGCTGGAGCACAGAGTGGTGCCTTCAAGTCTGGGCTGGTATGACcag ATAGttgactttttaaatgtgtcagATGAGCCGGTGCTTGGGTACACACCCCCATCATCTGTGTCCACCCTCCACCTGCATCTGTGGAGCTGCTCCCTGGACTACAG GCCTTTGTATTTACCTGTGAGATCTTTGCTGACGGTGGAGACCTTCAGCATCTCTAGCAGTGTGTCTTTAGATCATTCTTCTTCCAGTCTGAG aATAATTTTAGATGAAGCTGCATTGTTTCTGTCTGACAAGATCAATGCTGTGTCTGTTAATCTGGCACGAG ACTATGTCCAGGTGGTTGATATGGGGACTCTGGAATTGAGGATCACAGCAGTCAAACCAGGACCAGATGGCAAAATG ACGGAGCCAAGGTTTGAGTTGCGTTGCTCAAGTGATGTTATTCACATTCGCACCTGTTCAGATTCCTGTGCCGCTCTTATGAACCTTATTCAGTACATAGCCAGCTATGGAGATTTACTGCCCCCTTCTGGACTGGAGGCCAAACGCAGGAGCTCTAAACACAGGGTGAAG ACTGAAGCAGTGAGTCGTCCACCAGCTCAGGCTCCTTTGCTTCCTGAAGCGGAGCAGCAGATTCTTCAGGATCTAATGAGTGACGCAATGGAAGAGACAGACAGTCTGCAAAGTCATGCACTGCAACAAAACG GTGTCAACGAAGACCATTCACATGATCATGAGCCGCCCCGTTCGGATCTCTTTCTTTTCCCTGATGAGAGCGGAAACCTGGGGCAGGAACCAAGTCCTACTTACCCAACCTTGCACTCCCCACTCATCTCTCCTCCTGCCCCTACTTTGCTCCAAGACACTGATGACTTCTGCATCTTGGATACGCCAGGCTCCAGAGTACTG GAAAGGGATGAGGAGCCTGTGGTAAAGAAGCTGATCTCTGAACCCATCCTTGTGAGGGAAGAACATTTCAGTGTCCCTCTGGAGGGCAGCAGCTCTAATAGGGGTCCGCTTCATTTCCCCGTGCCAGAAATCAGATACCTGGTCAAAGAGATCTCTGTAGTGTGGCATCTCTATGGAGGAAAAGACTTTGGTGGTGGTGCACTGTCCTCATCACCAGCTCGCAGTCGAGG gtgCACTCCTCACAGCTCTCCATCACAGACGCCTGTAAAACAGGTGAGAAGAGGCTCTCGTGCTGGGGGAGGATGGGGCAGAAACCCTGATGTTCTGATGGAGATCCAACTCAGTAAG GTGCGTTTCCAGCATGAGGTGTATCCTCAGATGGCTCCAGAGGCAGGAGCAGTTTTGACGGAGCAGCCTGTGTCCAGACAGGTGTTCTCAGTGCAGGATCTGGAGATACGAGACAGGCTGGCCTCTTCCATGATGAACAAGTTCCTCTATCTATACTCCAGTAAAGAGATGCCCAGGAAAGCTCACTCCAACATG TTGACTGTCAGAGCCCTGCATGTGTGTCCAGAAGCAGGACAGGCACCTCAGGAGTGCTGTCTACGTGTGTCACTAATGCCCCTCCGGCTAAACATTGATCAG GATGCATTGTTCTTCCTGAAGGACTTCTTTAGCAGTCTGGCAGCAGAGGTTGAGTTGTTTTCCCCACCAGAACAGGAAG TGTTCTGTGTGTCAGTAAAGAAGCCTCCTGTCCCTGAGGTTTCCTGCAATTTTTCCAAGTACAATGGTGCAGCGGGTCAAGACCCTGCGCCTATCATCTCAGTGCCAACACAAAGTCGCTCCAGTCCAAGCCTCATCCACACCTGCAGCCAAGACAGCACTGCTGAGCCAGACACTGCCTCCACATCTTTCACTGACCAGCCCATATTCTTCAG AGAGTTTCGATTCACTTCAGAGGTGCCAATTCGATTAGACTACCATGGAAAACACATGGCCATGGAGCAG GGCACATTTGCTGGTATTGTGATTGGACTGACACAACTGAACTGCTCAGAGCTTAAATTACGGCGCCTGTGTTACAGACAAGG atTACTGGGTGTTGACAAGCTCTTTTCATATGCTATTAATGAGTGGCTGAATGACATAAAGAAGAACCAGTTGCCGGGACTTCTGGGAGGCGTGGGGCCCATTCATTCCCTGGTGCAGCTAG TTCAGGGTTTTAGGGATCTGGTTTGGCTGCCCATTGAGCAATACCGTAAGGATGGAAGAATAGTGCGTGGCTTTCAGCGTGGCACAGCCTCCTTCGGAACCTCCACCGCAATGGCAGCTCTGGAGCTCACCAATCGGATGGTGCGAACAATACAG GCTGCTGCTGAAACTGCTTACGACATGGTATCTCCCGTGCCAGATGAGAAAGAATGCAAAAAGATTAAACGGTACTCCCATTACTGTCTGGCCCATCAGCCTGTGGACCTGAGAGAGGGGGTGGCCAAAGCATACAGCGTAGTAAAAGAG GGGATTACGGACACAGCCCTGACCATTTATGACACTGCGACACGTGAGCATGAACAGAGGGGCATGACGGGCGCTGTGGGCGGAGTCCTGCGACAGCTTCCTCCAGCAGTTGTTAAACCTCTTATCGTTGCCACAGAAGCAACATCCAATGTGCTGGGCGGCATGAGGAACCAGATTCATCCAGATGCACGTCAAGAAGAGTCTCAGAAATGGCGCTTAGGAGAAGAGTGA